From the genome of Deltaproteobacteria bacterium, one region includes:
- a CDS encoding sugar transferase — protein sequence MLRSQAARLHTLILVIDMALSACLLAAVLSRPEFEAVIRTPGLGLLGVVLAGTFSLPILFDWVGLYGSQRRTQLSELLGRMALAAVVSITAIGAMIVVTGSPLTLDFALLVGGLQLGVVGGLRLAIFGALRFVRRHGRNYRNVLVIGSGRRAAQLQQTLEANRSWGLRILGFVDDCDGPADPRLRDAQLFKLADVPSVVREHVVDEVVVACPRSMLEQITPLMGLCAEIGVQVTLLADLFTDFLPSPSATSLGEVPALSFATVRHNSTQLGVKRLIDVVVSFTALVASAPVLAVAAVLIRLDSPGPVFFRQSRCGLYGRVFTMLKLRTMYEDSEARKAELAHLNELDGPVFKIANDPRVTRVGRFLRRYSVDELPQLWNVLVGHMSLVGPRPPIPGEVDEYRLSQRRRLSMRPGLTCLWQVGGRNHIGFEEWVRLDLEYIDHWSLSEDLRILARTVPVVLRGEGAS from the coding sequence ATGCTGCGTTCCCAAGCTGCGCGCCTGCACACTCTGATTCTCGTGATCGACATGGCGCTCAGCGCGTGCCTGCTCGCCGCCGTCCTGTCACGGCCGGAATTCGAGGCGGTGATCCGCACACCGGGGCTCGGCCTCCTGGGCGTGGTCCTCGCCGGGACGTTCTCGCTGCCGATCCTGTTCGATTGGGTGGGGCTCTACGGCTCCCAGCGCCGGACCCAGCTGTCGGAGCTCCTGGGCCGCATGGCGCTGGCCGCCGTGGTCTCGATCACGGCGATCGGCGCGATGATCGTCGTCACGGGCTCACCCCTGACGCTCGACTTCGCGCTCCTCGTAGGGGGGCTCCAGCTCGGCGTGGTGGGCGGGCTGCGCCTCGCGATCTTCGGCGCGCTGCGCTTCGTGCGCCGCCATGGCCGCAACTACCGCAACGTCCTGGTGATCGGCTCGGGCCGCCGCGCGGCGCAGCTCCAGCAGACGCTCGAGGCCAACCGCAGCTGGGGCCTGCGGATCCTGGGCTTCGTCGACGACTGCGACGGTCCGGCCGATCCGCGCCTGCGGGACGCCCAGCTCTTCAAGCTGGCCGACGTACCGTCCGTCGTGCGCGAGCACGTCGTCGACGAGGTGGTCGTCGCCTGCCCGCGCTCGATGCTGGAGCAGATCACGCCGCTGATGGGCTTGTGCGCCGAGATCGGCGTCCAGGTGACCCTGCTCGCCGACCTCTTCACGGACTTCCTGCCCAGCCCGAGCGCCACGAGCCTCGGCGAGGTGCCGGCGCTCTCCTTCGCCACGGTCCGCCACAACAGCACCCAGCTCGGCGTCAAGCGCCTGATCGACGTGGTGGTGTCGTTCACGGCACTGGTCGCCAGCGCACCCGTGCTCGCGGTCGCCGCCGTGCTGATCCGGCTCGATTCGCCCGGACCCGTGTTCTTCCGCCAGAGCCGCTGCGGCCTCTACGGGCGCGTCTTCACCATGCTCAAGCTCCGGACCATGTACGAGGATTCCGAGGCGCGGAAGGCCGAGCTCGCGCACCTGAACGAGCTCGACGGTCCCGTCTTCAAGATCGCCAACGATCCACGCGTGACGCGGGTGGGGCGCTTCCTGCGCCGCTACAGCGTGGACGAGCTGCCCCAGCTCTGGAACGTGCTGGTCGGCCACATGAGCCTCGTGGGGCCGCGCCCGCCGATTCCGGGCGAGGTCGACGAGTACCGCCTGAGCCAGCGCCGACGGCTCTCGATGCGCCCCGGTCTCACCTGTCTCTGGCAGGTGGGGGGGCGCAACCACATCGGATTCGAGGAGTGGGTCCGGCTCGACCTCGAGTACATCGACCACTGGTCGCTCTCGGAAGACCTGCGGATCCTCGCGCGGACCGTACCCGTGGTGTTGCGCGGGGAGGGCGCCAGCTAG
- a CDS encoding polysaccharide export protein produces MRSCLSWVSAASSRRGAGAAAVAVVTASLAVGCASPLMPSGEAPPPSSAAASSELYQVGASDRLVVRVLPDPAIERIVIVRPDGLFSMDLIGDVQAAGRTTNEIAADVQTRMEEYRQSPSVSVALESPLSNAVAVMGEVETPVLFPLERDTRLSEAVARAGGATELAAASRVRVVRKTAEGETLFIANLDNIQGGQTATDMLLQRGDLVFVPPAMTVEAGYALRRFLYPLEQVMRTIAGPLLGFLIR; encoded by the coding sequence ATGCGCTCGTGTCTCTCGTGGGTCTCGGCGGCGTCGAGCCGCCGTGGTGCAGGCGCCGCCGCCGTCGCGGTCGTCACGGCCAGCCTCGCGGTCGGCTGCGCTTCGCCGCTCATGCCGAGTGGAGAGGCGCCTCCGCCCTCGTCCGCCGCGGCGAGCAGCGAGCTCTACCAGGTCGGCGCCTCCGACCGGCTGGTCGTGCGCGTGCTACCCGATCCGGCGATCGAGCGCATCGTGATCGTGCGCCCCGACGGCTTGTTCTCGATGGACCTGATCGGGGACGTGCAGGCGGCCGGCCGGACGACCAACGAGATCGCCGCCGACGTCCAGACGCGCATGGAGGAGTACCGCCAGAGCCCCAGTGTCTCGGTGGCGCTCGAGAGCCCGCTCAGCAACGCCGTGGCCGTGATGGGCGAGGTGGAGACCCCCGTGCTGTTCCCGCTCGAGCGCGACACCCGCCTGTCCGAGGCGGTCGCCCGGGCCGGCGGCGCCACCGAGCTGGCTGCCGCCTCGCGGGTGCGGGTCGTGCGCAAGACCGCCGAAGGCGAGACCCTCTTCATCGCCAACCTCGACAACATCCAGGGTGGCCAGACGGCGACCGACATGCTCCTCCAGCGGGGCGACCTGGTCTTCGTGCCGCCGGCCATGACCGTCGAGGCCGGCTACGCGCTGCGCCGCTTCCTGTATCCGCTCGAGCAGGTGATGCGGACGATCGCAGGCCCGCTCCTGGGCTTCCTGATCCGCTAG
- a CDS encoding glycosyltransferase gives MKEASALGVVVIGRNEGDRLKACLASLATRQVAIVYVDSGSCDGSVAHAAAVGASVVELDRARPFSAARARNAGFHKLCSTHPSLRFVQFVDGDCLVDAGWLPAALRALTSQPDVAVVCGRRRERFPEQSLWNRLCDIEWDMPVGEAEACGGDCLVRRDAFEAVGGFDEEMIAGEEPELCLRLRQRGWRILRLADEMTLHDAAMTRFGAWWRRAIRAGHAYAETTLKHGFASGRYGIRPLLSACFWALALPALALALAPWTRGLTLLLLLAGYGLLAWRVRRWYRTYGSSRDVDALALLLVLTKAAHLEGARRFAVACLLGRSRQLIEYKSSGEARTG, from the coding sequence ATGAAGGAAGCCAGCGCGCTCGGCGTCGTCGTGATCGGCCGCAACGAGGGGGACCGCCTGAAGGCCTGCCTGGCATCCCTCGCCACCCGGCAGGTCGCGATCGTGTACGTGGATTCGGGGTCGTGCGACGGCAGCGTCGCCCACGCGGCCGCTGTCGGTGCGTCCGTCGTGGAGCTGGACCGTGCCCGGCCCTTCTCCGCGGCGCGCGCCCGGAACGCCGGCTTCCACAAGCTCTGCAGCACCCATCCGAGCCTGCGGTTCGTACAGTTCGTGGACGGGGACTGCCTGGTGGACGCCGGGTGGCTGCCGGCCGCCCTGCGCGCCCTGACCTCCCAGCCGGACGTCGCGGTCGTCTGCGGGCGCCGCCGGGAGCGATTCCCGGAGCAGTCGCTCTGGAACCGTCTCTGCGACATCGAGTGGGACATGCCCGTCGGCGAAGCCGAGGCCTGCGGTGGCGACTGCCTGGTGCGGCGCGACGCCTTCGAGGCGGTGGGCGGCTTCGACGAGGAGATGATCGCCGGAGAGGAGCCCGAGCTGTGCCTCCGCCTCCGCCAGCGGGGCTGGCGGATCCTTCGCCTTGCGGACGAGATGACCCTGCACGATGCGGCCATGACGCGCTTCGGTGCCTGGTGGCGGCGCGCCATCCGCGCGGGACACGCCTACGCCGAGACGACCCTCAAGCACGGCTTCGCCTCCGGCCGATACGGCATCCGCCCCCTCCTCTCGGCATGCTTCTGGGCCCTCGCACTGCCGGCCCTCGCGCTCGCGCTGGCCCCCTGGACCCGCGGGCTCACCCTGCTGCTCCTGCTGGCCGGCTACGGACTGCTCGCGTGGCGGGTGCGACGCTGGTATCGGACCTACGGCAGCTCGCGCGACGTCGATGCGCTGGCGCTCCTGCTGGTGCTCACCAAGGCCGCGCACCTGGAGGGGGCACGCCGCTTCGCGGTGGCGTGCCTGCTCGGGCGCAGCCGCCAGTTGATCGAGTACAAGAGCTCCGGGGAGGCCCGGACCGGATGA
- a CDS encoding sulfotransferase, producing MSPAPDFLIIGAMKSATSTLHEQLARQPGVFMSTPKEPNFFSDDPIYARGFEWYRGLFAGGAEALLRGESSTHYTKLPTHPHAVERIARHLPQVKLIYVMRHPIDRLVSHYIHDWSERRIEKPIEQAIERHPELVAYGRYAMQLRPYLTRFGDDRVLPVFFDRLRTEPHQELVRICRFLGYGREPRWHADVERQNVSSQRMRRSPLRDAVVEQPLLRVLRRALVPKALRERIRDLWRMKEPPALSPERRNALAACFDEDLAELGAWLGIDLRCDNFSRVTCAPDLSWSRCAPGHAA from the coding sequence GTGAGCCCGGCTCCCGACTTCCTGATCATCGGGGCCATGAAGAGCGCGACCAGCACGCTGCACGAGCAGCTCGCACGGCAGCCGGGCGTCTTCATGAGCACGCCCAAGGAGCCGAACTTCTTCAGCGACGACCCGATCTACGCGCGGGGGTTCGAGTGGTATCGGGGCCTGTTCGCCGGCGGTGCCGAGGCGCTGCTCCGGGGAGAGTCGAGCACCCACTACACCAAGCTGCCCACCCACCCCCACGCCGTGGAGCGCATCGCGCGTCACCTGCCGCAGGTGAAGCTGATCTACGTGATGCGGCACCCGATCGATCGTCTCGTCTCGCACTACATCCACGACTGGAGCGAGCGGCGCATCGAGAAGCCGATCGAGCAGGCGATCGAACGTCATCCCGAGCTCGTCGCGTACGGACGCTACGCCATGCAGCTCCGGCCCTACCTGACGCGCTTCGGAGACGATCGCGTGCTGCCGGTGTTCTTCGACCGCCTGCGCACCGAACCGCACCAGGAGCTGGTTCGCATCTGCCGGTTCCTGGGCTACGGGCGCGAGCCGCGGTGGCACGCCGACGTCGAGCGGCAGAACGTCTCGAGCCAGCGGATGCGGCGCAGTCCGCTGCGCGATGCGGTGGTCGAGCAGCCGCTCCTGCGCGTCCTGCGGCGGGCGCTCGTTCCGAAGGCGCTTCGCGAGCGGATCCGCGACCTCTGGCGCATGAAGGAGCCCCCGGCGCTCTCGCCGGAGCGACGGAACGCGCTGGCCGCGTGCTTCGACGAGGACCTGGCAGAGCTCGGCGCCTGGCTCGGCATCGATCTCCGCTGCGACAACTTCTCCCGGGTCACCTGCGCCCCGGACCTCTCCTGGTCGAGATGCGCGCCGGGCCACGCTGCATGA
- a CDS encoding glycosyltransferase family 2 protein — protein MRRLAVVIVNYRTPELTLGALASLAGELDRDRDRALVVDNASGDGSAEVIEAAIHAKGWREWARVIRSPDNGGFSAGNNVGLAAESAEFYLLLNSDAYVRPGAIAELLRAAGGRARAGIVSPRLEWPDGTAQISCFRFRSPASELIEAAGTSVVTRLLSRWDVPLPVSDAPLSPAWTSFACVLLHREVLETLGPMDDGYFMYFDDVDYCRRAWRSGFEVLHWPAARVVHLRGGTSPLKAAIAARRPPPPYYYHSRARYFAKFYGRYGLWFANLAWWAGRTVSLLRETFGAKQAHTCEGAGRDIWRHSLDPFASLARTREEAR, from the coding sequence ATGCGCCGCCTCGCCGTGGTCATCGTCAACTACCGCACGCCCGAGCTGACCCTCGGAGCGCTCGCTTCCCTCGCGGGCGAGCTGGACCGCGACCGGGACCGCGCGCTGGTCGTCGACAATGCGTCGGGGGACGGATCCGCCGAGGTCATCGAGGCAGCGATCCACGCGAAGGGCTGGCGGGAGTGGGCGCGAGTCATCCGCTCCCCCGACAACGGCGGCTTCTCGGCCGGCAACAACGTCGGGCTGGCCGCGGAGTCTGCGGAGTTCTACCTGCTGCTCAACTCGGATGCGTACGTTCGGCCCGGAGCCATCGCAGAGCTCCTGCGTGCGGCAGGCGGCCGCGCGCGCGCCGGCATCGTGAGCCCGCGGCTCGAGTGGCCGGACGGCACCGCGCAGATCAGCTGCTTCCGCTTCCGCTCGCCGGCAAGCGAGCTGATCGAGGCCGCCGGGACGAGCGTCGTCACGCGCCTGCTCTCGCGCTGGGACGTCCCCCTGCCGGTCTCGGACGCACCGCTCTCACCCGCCTGGACGAGCTTCGCCTGTGTCCTGCTCCACCGCGAGGTGCTCGAGACCCTCGGGCCGATGGACGATGGGTATTTCATGTACTTCGACGACGTGGACTACTGCCGGCGGGCCTGGCGGAGCGGCTTCGAGGTCCTCCACTGGCCGGCTGCTCGCGTCGTGCACCTGCGCGGGGGCACCTCGCCGCTCAAGGCCGCCATCGCGGCCCGGCGCCCTCCCCCCCCCTACTACTACCACTCGCGAGCACGCTATTTCGCGAAGTTCTACGGCCGCTACGGCCTCTGGTTCGCGAACCTGGCGTGGTGGGCAGGCCGCACGGTCTCGCTCCTGCGCGAGACCTTCGGGGCCAAGCAGGCGCACACCTGCGAGGGGGCCGGCCGCGACATCTGGCGCCATAGCCTGGACCCCTTCGCGTCGCTGGCCCGGACCCGCGAGGAGGCACGGTGA
- a CDS encoding glycosyltransferase family 4 protein: protein MTAKRIGVLASEYPAASHTFIRREVAALRRIGFEVSTYSVRAASPDPGSPQDRRAADTTFSVLPIRAAALLRAHLALVASRPVLYGRTLALACRHRLPGLRNALWALFHFAEAGLLAARLGRDRIEHLHTHFSNSGGTVGMLAARLARIRWSLTLHGPADFDAPTRPLIPEKVDHAEFAICISAFGRSQALFVCRPDQWGKIHVSRCGLESPERMRRVREPENPRVRLLNVGRLAPAKGQLGLVEALAALVSRGVDAELRIVGEGPERGALEASIREHGLEERCILLGGAPEEVVLSEMADADLFVLSSFAEGLPVVLMEAMAVGLPVTAPHLAGIPELVEDRVTGRLYVAGRWDQLADVLEELARDPEQRRKLAKAGGERVREQHAIDVSVRPLAALLARESGG from the coding sequence ATGACAGCCAAGCGGATCGGGGTCCTGGCCAGCGAATATCCGGCGGCCTCCCACACCTTCATCCGTCGTGAGGTGGCCGCCCTGCGGCGGATCGGCTTCGAGGTCTCGACCTACTCGGTTCGCGCTGCCAGCCCGGACCCTGGCTCGCCGCAGGACCGACGCGCAGCCGACACGACGTTCTCCGTCCTGCCGATCCGAGCGGCTGCGCTGCTCCGCGCGCACCTGGCCCTCGTGGCCTCGCGACCGGTCCTCTACGGCCGGACGCTGGCCCTGGCCTGTCGCCATCGCCTGCCCGGCCTGCGGAACGCCCTGTGGGCCCTCTTCCACTTCGCGGAAGCGGGGCTGCTGGCGGCACGGCTGGGCCGCGACCGCATCGAGCACCTCCACACCCACTTCTCGAACTCCGGCGGGACGGTGGGCATGCTCGCCGCGCGGCTCGCGAGGATCCGCTGGAGCCTCACCCTCCACGGCCCGGCCGACTTCGACGCCCCGACCAGACCCCTGATCCCGGAGAAGGTCGACCACGCGGAGTTCGCGATCTGCATCTCGGCCTTCGGACGATCGCAGGCCCTCTTCGTGTGCCGCCCCGATCAGTGGGGCAAGATCCACGTGTCGCGCTGCGGTCTCGAGTCTCCCGAGCGGATGAGACGGGTGCGCGAGCCCGAGAACCCCCGGGTTCGACTCCTCAACGTCGGCCGCCTCGCTCCGGCGAAGGGCCAGCTCGGGCTCGTGGAGGCGCTGGCCGCCCTCGTCTCGCGAGGCGTCGATGCGGAGCTCCGGATCGTCGGCGAGGGTCCGGAACGGGGAGCCCTGGAGGCGAGCATCCGCGAGCACGGCCTGGAGGAGCGCTGCATCCTGCTCGGCGGTGCGCCCGAGGAGGTGGTTCTCTCGGAGATGGCGGACGCCGACCTCTTCGTCCTTTCGAGCTTCGCCGAGGGCCTGCCCGTCGTCCTGATGGAGGCGATGGCGGTCGGGCTTCCGGTGACCGCTCCGCATCTCGCCGGCATTCCGGAGCTCGTGGAAGACCGCGTCACGGGGCGGTTGTACGTTGCTGGCCGATGGGACCAGCTCGCCGACGTGCTCGAGGAGCTCGCGCGGGATCCGGAGCAGCGCCGCAAGCTTGCGAAGGCGGGGGGCGAACGGGTCCGGGAGCAGCACGCGATCGACGTCAGCGTGCGGCCGCTGGCGGCTCTTCTCGCCAGGGAATCCGGCGGATGA
- a CDS encoding GDSL-type esterase/lipase family protein gives MSESTPSRARTALAALLLFVTALAISAAILELGVRTFLGTQVKFPRHVVGAPWGLRINEPGAVYRHHSPDVLIWFRIDAQGMRADRDYAYEKPPGVQRIVSLGDSFTAGYEVEGNETFSAVLERELNSKGRRVEVLNTGVSGFSNAEELLYLERELWRYEPDVVLLSFFVNDIVDNVRTGLFALENGTLVPRAQSYVPAGAIGNFLNTNFVFNLLSERSDAFALLKEKATLLLKRRMVEENLQNVSGAAAAAGPAPGAEPAEAPYGQRLTVAILDAIAASCRARGVPFVLQSIPYEIPATKELVDGLPKGFDSTQEGVHLLRAAAVLAPYAGREPLYYPRSHYHWTPLSHRLSGEALAALIEGQHLLD, from the coding sequence GTGAGCGAATCGACGCCCTCGCGCGCACGCACGGCGCTGGCCGCGCTGCTGCTCTTCGTGACGGCACTGGCGATCTCGGCCGCGATCCTCGAGCTCGGCGTCCGCACCTTCCTGGGCACCCAGGTGAAGTTCCCGCGCCACGTGGTCGGAGCGCCCTGGGGCCTGCGCATCAACGAGCCGGGTGCGGTCTACCGCCATCATTCGCCCGATGTCCTGATCTGGTTCCGGATCGATGCACAGGGCATGCGTGCCGATCGCGACTACGCGTACGAGAAGCCTCCCGGCGTGCAGCGGATCGTCTCCCTGGGCGACTCCTTCACCGCCGGCTACGAGGTCGAGGGCAACGAGACCTTCTCCGCCGTCCTCGAGCGCGAGCTGAACAGCAAGGGCCGCCGGGTCGAGGTCCTGAACACCGGTGTGTCGGGCTTCAGCAACGCCGAGGAGCTGCTCTACCTCGAGCGCGAGCTGTGGCGCTACGAGCCTGACGTGGTGCTGCTCTCGTTCTTCGTGAACGACATCGTGGACAACGTGCGAACCGGTCTCTTCGCCCTGGAGAACGGCACTCTCGTCCCGCGCGCCCAGAGCTACGTGCCGGCCGGCGCGATCGGGAACTTCCTGAACACGAACTTCGTCTTCAATCTGCTCTCGGAGCGATCGGACGCGTTCGCCCTCCTCAAGGAGAAGGCGACGTTGCTCCTGAAGCGCCGCATGGTCGAGGAGAACCTCCAGAACGTCTCGGGTGCCGCCGCCGCAGCCGGACCGGCCCCCGGCGCAGAGCCCGCCGAAGCGCCCTACGGCCAGCGCCTGACCGTCGCCATCCTCGACGCGATCGCCGCGAGCTGCCGGGCGCGAGGCGTCCCGTTCGTGCTGCAGAGCATCCCCTACGAGATCCCCGCGACGAAGGAGCTCGTCGACGGCCTCCCGAAGGGATTCGACTCCACCCAGGAGGGCGTCCACCTCCTGCGGGCGGCAGCCGTGCTCGCGCCCTACGCCGGGCGCGAGCCGCTCTACTACCCGCGCTCCCACTACCACTGGACGCCGCTCAGCCACCGCCTCTCCGGCGAGGCCCTGGCCGCCTTGATCGAGGGCCAGCACCTTCTCGACTGA
- a CDS encoding glycosyltransferase family 2 protein, with protein MQGRPPQIPTPRIAVISPARDEAATLPSTIASMAAQTLRPAAWVIVDDGSTDRTAALADEAAQQHPWIRVVRRADRGFRKVGGGVIDAFYAGLEAVDVPYDFVAKMDVDLEFGPRYLALLMEEFERDPKLAAASGKVYRREGGGFVEEFMIDEMVAGQFKLYRRDAFERIGGFVREVMWDGIDFHRARLLGFRTRSIESPDLRIIHLRLMGSSDRSVYRGRLRWGRGQWFMGSSFSYVVASGIFRMREKPYVLGGLAIIAGFLHAALRREPRYEDPDFRRELRRWQRGRLRALLSGRGAR; from the coding sequence ATGCAGGGACGCCCGCCGCAGATCCCCACGCCGCGCATCGCCGTGATCTCGCCGGCGCGCGACGAAGCGGCGACGCTGCCGAGCACGATCGCCAGCATGGCGGCCCAGACGCTCCGGCCCGCCGCCTGGGTCATCGTCGACGACGGCTCGACGGACCGGACCGCCGCCCTCGCGGACGAAGCGGCGCAGCAGCACCCCTGGATCCGCGTCGTCCGCCGCGCCGATCGCGGCTTCCGCAAGGTGGGCGGCGGCGTGATCGACGCCTTCTATGCGGGGCTCGAGGCGGTCGACGTCCCCTACGACTTCGTCGCGAAGATGGACGTCGACCTCGAGTTCGGACCGCGCTACCTGGCGCTGCTCATGGAGGAGTTCGAGCGCGATCCGAAGCTCGCTGCTGCGAGCGGCAAGGTCTATCGGCGCGAGGGTGGCGGCTTCGTCGAGGAGTTCATGATCGACGAGATGGTGGCCGGCCAGTTCAAGCTGTATCGGCGCGATGCCTTCGAGCGGATCGGCGGCTTCGTTCGCGAGGTCATGTGGGACGGGATCGACTTCCACCGGGCCCGCCTGCTCGGCTTCCGGACGAGGAGCATCGAGTCTCCAGACCTGCGGATCATCCACCTCCGCCTCATGGGATCGTCCGATCGCAGCGTGTATCGGGGACGCCTCCGCTGGGGCCGGGGCCAATGGTTCATGGGCTCCTCCTTCTCCTACGTCGTCGCCAGCGGCATCTTCCGCATGCGCGAGAAGCCCTACGTCCTGGGAGGGCTCGCGATCATCGCAGGGTTCCTGCACGCGGCCCTGCGACGCGAGCCGCGCTACGAGGATCCCGACTTCCGTCGCGAGCTGCGCCGCTGGCAGCGGGGCCGGCTGCGCGCCCTCCTGAGCGGACGCGGAGCACGCTGA
- a CDS encoding WecB/TagA/CpsF family glycosyltransferase encodes MEVQPALQHVAIDGLRFAKITQEGLIALVLRAAGDGRGGWIVTANTDYLHRYVTDPSMPELLEAADVVVADGVPLLWSAAISGSPLPERVAGSDLVHRLAGAAAGAGLSLYLLGGAPGAAEGAARRLRADFPSLRIAGHASPRVTDPPTPQEIATIERQLAACSPGIVYVALGSPKQDRLIVALRERMPGVWWIGVGVSLSFLAGDIPRAPRWMQRVGLEWLHRMLQEPGRLWRRYLVADLPFAARLLWRSTLARFRK; translated from the coding sequence GTGGAGGTCCAGCCCGCGCTACAACACGTCGCGATCGATGGCCTTCGCTTCGCCAAGATCACCCAGGAGGGGTTGATCGCCCTGGTGCTCCGCGCCGCGGGCGACGGGCGTGGTGGCTGGATCGTGACTGCCAACACGGACTACCTGCACCGCTACGTCACGGACCCGTCGATGCCGGAGCTGCTCGAAGCGGCAGACGTCGTGGTTGCCGATGGCGTTCCCCTGCTCTGGTCCGCCGCGATCTCCGGAAGCCCCTTGCCCGAACGCGTCGCCGGATCCGACCTGGTCCATCGCCTGGCCGGTGCGGCCGCCGGAGCCGGGCTCTCTCTCTACCTGCTGGGCGGCGCGCCGGGAGCGGCGGAGGGTGCGGCACGCCGCCTGCGAGCCGATTTTCCTTCGCTTCGCATCGCCGGCCATGCGAGTCCTCGGGTGACGGATCCGCCGACCCCGCAGGAGATCGCGACGATCGAGCGGCAGCTTGCTGCGTGCTCCCCGGGGATCGTGTACGTGGCACTGGGCTCGCCGAAGCAGGATCGCCTGATCGTCGCCCTTCGCGAGCGGATGCCAGGCGTCTGGTGGATCGGAGTCGGCGTCAGCCTGAGCTTTCTCGCCGGCGACATTCCCCGCGCGCCACGATGGATGCAGCGCGTCGGGCTCGAATGGCTCCACCGCATGCTGCAGGAGCCCGGACGCCTGTGGCGGCGCTACCTCGTAGCCGATCTGCCCTTCGCTGCGCGACTCCTGTGGCGCTCGACGCTCGCTCGCTTCCGCAAGTGA
- a CDS encoding sulfotransferase: MTKPPTPECPVFLVGAERSGTTVLRLMLDSHPELAWVNEFEYAVDGMDGADWPAAADYVRSLETHRIFRAARYEIDPTLAYPDLVRSFLEQRRARAGKAFVGATVHRHLDRLLRIWPDARFLHLARDPRDVARSCIGMGWAGNVWTGVERWVEAETLWARLSVLLEKDRFLELRYEKLIVRPEEELGRICDFLGLRWSAEMLEYGARSSYERPDPTLVEQWRRTLSTREIQLVEARTGELLETVGYTGSGLPAIRVGPLARVHLRAQDRVARARFAWRVFGWRLRLADILSRRLRLRAWQRSVALRKNEVISNRIR; encoded by the coding sequence ATGACCAAGCCTCCCACGCCCGAATGCCCCGTCTTCCTCGTCGGCGCCGAGCGCTCGGGAACGACGGTGCTCCGACTGATGCTGGACTCGCATCCCGAGCTGGCCTGGGTGAACGAGTTCGAGTACGCCGTCGACGGCATGGACGGGGCGGATTGGCCTGCGGCAGCAGACTACGTCCGCTCCCTCGAGACGCACCGGATCTTCCGGGCTGCCCGCTACGAGATCGACCCGACCCTCGCCTACCCCGACCTGGTCCGGAGCTTCCTCGAGCAGCGAAGGGCACGCGCCGGCAAGGCCTTCGTGGGAGCGACCGTGCACCGGCATCTCGACCGGCTCCTGCGGATCTGGCCCGATGCGCGCTTCCTCCATCTGGCCCGCGATCCCCGGGACGTCGCCCGGTCGTGCATCGGAATGGGGTGGGCGGGCAACGTCTGGACGGGTGTCGAGCGGTGGGTCGAGGCCGAGACGCTCTGGGCTCGCCTGTCCGTGCTCCTCGAGAAGGATCGCTTTCTCGAGCTTCGCTACGAGAAGCTGATCGTCCGCCCCGAGGAGGAGCTCGGCAGGATCTGCGACTTCCTGGGCTTGCGCTGGTCGGCGGAAATGCTCGAGTACGGTGCGCGCAGCAGCTACGAGCGGCCCGATCCGACGCTGGTCGAGCAATGGCGCAGGACCCTGAGTACGCGCGAGATCCAGCTCGTCGAGGCGCGCACCGGGGAGCTGCTCGAGACAGTGGGTTACACGGGCAGCGGGCTGCCGGCGATCCGCGTCGGCCCCCTGGCGCGCGTGCACCTGCGAGCGCAGGACCGCGTGGCGCGGGCCCGCTTTGCGTGGCGGGTCTTCGGATGGCGGCTCCGGCTCGCCGACATCCTGTCGCGTCGGCTCCGACTGCGAGCCTGGCAACGGAGCGTGGCGCTGCGGAAGAACGAGGTCATCTCGAACCGGATCCGGTAG